A genomic stretch from Papio anubis isolate 15944 chromosome 18, Panubis1.0, whole genome shotgun sequence includes:
- the ZG16 gene encoding zymogen granule membrane protein 16 has protein sequence MLTAALLALLCASASANAIQARSSSYSGEYGGGGGKRFSHSGNQLDGPITALRVRVNNYYIVGLQVRYGKVWSDYVGGRSGDLEEIFLHPGESVIQVSGKYKGYLKKVVFVTDKGRYLAFGKDSGTSFNAVPLHPNTVLRFISGRSGSVIDAIGLHWDVYPSICSSC, from the exons ATGTTGACAGCCGCCCTCCTAgcccttctctgtgcttcagcctCTGCCAATGCCA TTCAGGCCAGGTCTTCCTCCTATAGTGGAGAGTATGGAGGTGGTGGCGGAAAGCGATTCTCTCATTCTGGCAACCAGTTGGACGGCCCCATCACCGCCCTCCGGGTCCGAGTCAACAACTACTACATCGTAGG TCTCCAGGTGCGCTATGGCAAAGTGTGGAGTGACTATGTGGGTGGCCGCAGTGGAGACCTGGAGGAGATCTTTCTGCACCCTGGGGAATCAGTGATCCAGGTTTCCGGGAAGTACAAGGGGTACCTGAAGAAGGTGGTCTTTGTGACAGACAAGGGCCGCTATCTGGCTTTTGGGAAAGACAGCGGCACAAGTTTCAATGCTGTCCCCTTGCACCCCAACACCGTGCTCCGCTTCATCAGTGGCCGGTCTGGTTCCGTCATTGATGCCATTGGCCTGCACTGGGATGTTTACCCCAGTATCTGCAGCAGCTGTTGA